ACGCAGCTCCGGACGCGGCGCCACATGCATGCCGGCGTTGGCCAGCGCCACCGCGGCCTTGGCCTTCGGGTCGAGCAGACCCGGCTGGTCGGCCGCCTTGTTCGCCTCCGGCTGCAGCGACCGGAGATTGCCCTCGCTGAGGATGACCATCATCTTCTGACCCTCGGGCGATCCCATGTACGACAGGATCTGGCCGACCACGGTCGGGATCTTCGTGTGCGCGTACACCCAGCTGGAGTTGCTGCCCTCCAGGAACGGGACCAGGAACGGCTTTCCGTCCTGCGACGGGAGGGACGCGATGTCGTACTTCCACTGCGGGGCCGCCTTCTTCCAGGCGGGGATGTCCCATGGCCCGTTGAAGATCATGCCTGACTTGCCGGCGGTCATCTGCGCGCGGGCGTCCTTCTCCAGCATGGTGACGAACCCCGACACCACGAGCTTGTCGGTGACGAGCTTGTCGAACAGCTCGTACGCCGCCATGAACTCGTCGGCGGTGTAGGCGTACTGCCCCGTCCGCAGGTCCATCCCGTTGGCCGGAAGGGCGGTCCAGCCGGCCGTCAACGCCAGATAGCCGACGATTCCGCCGAGGCCGTCGCCGCCCGCCATCAGGCCGACCTTGCCGGTCTTGCGGACCTTCGTCAGCGCCACGGTGAGGTCGTCCCAGGTCCTGATCTGTTTGCCGGGATCGTCGTAACCGGCCGCCCTCATCACCGCGGTGTCGAAGATCGACATTCGTTCCAGTCGCCGGTTGGACGCGATCGGCCAGCTGTACACCCGGTCGTTGAAGATGCTGACGCCCGGGACGAGCACGTCGGATCCGAAGCGGGAACGCCAGGTGTCGAAGTCGGGGATCAGGTCGTCGATCGGACGTACCCAGCCCTCGTTGATCGCGACCTGCGGCGGCACGTCCTGCGGCAGCGCGAAGACGTCGGGCGCGCTCTTGTTCCTGATCCCGAGCGGCACCACCTGGTTGACGTTGTCCCAGCCGTTGCCGTCGTACTGCGTCCGTACGTTGGCGTGCTTGGCGGTGAACGCGTCCAGCACGCTCCGCTCCCACACCGACTTCAGGTCACCGCTGTCGACCCAGCGGAAGGTGACGTCGCCGGTCGGCAGCTTGCCCTTCAGATCGGGGAACCTGATCGCCTTGGGGTTGCTTCCCTTCGAGGCGCCACCGGAGCCGGAGCTCGTGCCGGAGCCGGTGTCGACCTGGCAGCCGGTGGCGAGCGCGGCGCCGGCCGCACCGATGAGCCCCAGCACGCCACGCCTGCTCAACCGTGCGTCGTTACTCTGCGGAGAACGCATGACAAACCCTCCTTCGGCGCTTCGGTCCTCGACCGCCGCGACTCCGTCCATTGCGACCACCGCAACCCGCGGTTGCGGTGTCACCCCTTCACCGCACCGGCGATGCTCTCCACGAAATGACGTTGCAGCAGCAGGAAGACGACGATGATCGGCACCAGCGCGATGGTCGCCGCGGCGGTCATCACGCCCCAGTCGCTGAGGTACTGGCCGCGAAGGGCGTAGATGCCGACGGAGAGGGTCCGCAGCTCCGGCCGGG
This Actinopolymorpha cephalotaxi DNA region includes the following protein-coding sequences:
- a CDS encoding ABC transporter substrate-binding protein, which encodes MRSPQSNDARLSRRGVLGLIGAAGAALATGCQVDTGSGTSSGSGGASKGSNPKAIRFPDLKGKLPTGDVTFRWVDSGDLKSVWERSVLDAFTAKHANVRTQYDGNGWDNVNQVVPLGIRNKSAPDVFALPQDVPPQVAINEGWVRPIDDLIPDFDTWRSRFGSDVLVPGVSIFNDRVYSWPIASNRRLERMSIFDTAVMRAAGYDDPGKQIRTWDDLTVALTKVRKTGKVGLMAGGDGLGGIVGYLALTAGWTALPANGMDLRTGQYAYTADEFMAAYELFDKLVTDKLVVSGFVTMLEKDARAQMTAGKSGMIFNGPWDIPAWKKAAPQWKYDIASLPSQDGKPFLVPFLEGSNSSWVYAHTKIPTVVGQILSYMGSPEGQKMMVILSEGNLRSLQPEANKAADQPGLLDPKAKAAVALANAGMHVAPRPELRNPDVAKVNIALKVVTPNLTDVLQGLLTGQLSDPRKQFASLQSKLDAALDTAIATAKKKGSTVTRDDYAFGNWDPAKDYTGDDYKALK